One Bradyrhizobium zhanjiangense DNA segment encodes these proteins:
- a CDS encoding RNA-binding S4 domain-containing protein produces MDKWLWHARVVKARTSAAELVVTGHVRVNGARETSPGHAIKIGDVLTIALDRTVRVLKVTAFSERRGDAASARVLYEELVERN; encoded by the coding sequence ATCGACAAATGGCTGTGGCACGCCCGGGTGGTGAAGGCGCGCACCTCCGCCGCTGAGCTGGTCGTCACCGGCCATGTTCGCGTCAACGGCGCACGCGAGACGTCGCCGGGGCATGCGATCAAGATCGGCGATGTCCTCACCATCGCGCTCGATCGCACCGTGCGCGTCTTGAAGGTCACCGCCTTCAGCGAACGCCGCGGCGATGCCGCCTCGGCCCGCGTGCTCTATGAAGAGCTAGTCGAGCGCAATTAA